The following is a genomic window from Haloarcula sp. DT43.
CTCCAGCGAGGCGTCTTCGGCCATACGCCCTCCTCTTGGCTGCGACGACACAAATACCCTGTCGGTCGCCCCATCCGGCCGCTACTCGGTGGCGACGCCGACGGTCACCAGCGTGCCCAGCTCGCGGTACCGTTCGACCATCGCCTCGCGGGTCTCGAAGTCGTCGGTCGGGAACGCCGCCGCCGGCGGAATCTCCACCTCGCGGTCCGGGATGGTGTCCTGGCTGGCCACGGCCAGGCCCGCATCGCGGAACGCCCGACGGTACTCGTCGGCGCTCCAGCGCGTCATCTCGATGTCGATGAACTCCTGCCACTCGTGGGAGTGGACGTTCTCCTCGTAGTAGTTCACGGCGACGTGCGCGGTCCCGCCGGGCCGGAGGACGCGGGCGATTTCCGCCAGGGTGTGTGGCGGGTCGCTGGCGTAGTAGAACGCCTCCATCGAGAACACGTGGTCGATGCTGTCGGTCGCGAACGGCAGGGCGTCGAAGTCGCCCCGGAGGAACCCGATGCCGTCGTCGTCGGTGTACTCGCGGGCGTTCCGGAGCATCTCCGGCGACCCGTCCAGCCCGTAGCAGGGGCCGGCGTCGTTGGTGTCCCGCAGGGCCCGGAGCGCGTAGCCCGACCCCGTTCCCAGGTCCAGCACCGTCTCGCCCGGCTCGACCGGCATCCGGGCGAGGACGTGCTTGGCGGTGTGCCAGTGGCGGTCCTCCATCCCTCTGTCCT
Proteins encoded in this region:
- a CDS encoding class I SAM-dependent methyltransferase, coding for MSVREEFDEWAADGKDRGMEDRHWHTAKHVLARMPVEPGETVLDLGTGSGYALRALRDTNDAGPCYGLDGSPEMLRNAREYTDDDGIGFLRGDFDALPFATDSIDHVFSMEAFYYASDPPHTLAEIARVLRPGGTAHVAVNYYEENVHSHEWQEFIDIEMTRWSADEYRRAFRDAGLAVASQDTIPDREVEIPPAAAFPTDDFETREAMVERYRELGTLVTVGVATE